The Styela clava chromosome 13, kaStyClav1.hap1.2, whole genome shotgun sequence genome has a window encoding:
- the LOC144431209 gene encoding von Willebrand factor-like, with protein sequence MVNSTAPCPPLSVLDVYILLDSSDLVGAKDWVLMKEYVKQTFRDYALSSDYTKISIMRYNNKVYTKNLISWDDCCDKPSEFWYALDSLPYGGTGSNLGKAIQYVTEYMMSLKAGNRLNVQDQVMIFTTGKSDEDYTWASVNLQATGAFIMHEYFARFLDEFSTPTTEN encoded by the exons CTCCATGTCCTCCACTTAGCGTTCTAGATGTCTATATTCTATTGGATTCTTCGGATTTGGTGGGAGCTAAAGATTGGGTTTTAATGAAAGAATATGTCAAGCAGACTTTTCg AGATTATGCATTATCCTCTGATTATACGAAAATTTCTATAATGCGTTACAATAACAAAGTTTATacgaaaaatttgatttcttgGGATGATTGTTGTGACAAACCTTCGGAATTTTGGTACGCATTAGATTCCCTGCCATATGGTGGTACAG GTTCAAATCTTGGCAAAGCAATTCAGTATGTTACTGAATACATGATGTCGCTCAAAGCAGGAAATCGTCTAAACGTACAAGACCAAGTTATGATCTTCACAACCGGTAAATCCGACGAGGATTACACATGGGCATCAGTGAATCTTCAAGCGACCGGAGCGTTC ATAATGCATGAATACTTTGCGAGGTTTCTTGATGAATTTTCAACACCTACGACTGAAAATTAG